The Aphanothece sacrum FPU1 sequence ACTTTCAAGAAATTTTATGAGTAATTTACCGTCACCATTAGAATTACCAATTCCTCTAACAGATGACCAATTTTGGCAACTGTGTCAACAACAAGAAGAATTACAATTTGAGCGGACGGCTCAGGGGGATTTAATTATTATGACACCCACAGGAGGAATAACAAGTGATCGTAATTCAGATATTAATTTTCAACTAAGAGCCTGGAATCGTCAATATAAACTCGGCAAAGTTTTTGACTCATCGGGGGGGTTTAAACTGCCTAATGGGGCTGATCGTTCCCCTGATGCTTCTTGGGTTAAACTAGAACGATGGAATGCTTTAACTTTGGAGCAACAAGCAAAATTTGTGCCTCTTTGTCCTGATTTTATTATTGAATTGCGATCGCTTAATGATTCTTTACCAAAACTACAAAAAAAGATGGAAGAATATCAAGATAATGGAGCAAAGTTAGGCTGGTTAATTGATCCTCAACGTAAATTAATAGAAGTTTATCGTCCTGATCAATCTGTTGAAATCTTAGACTCTCCTACTACTATATCAGGAGAAGATATCTTACCTGGATTTGTATTAGATTTAACCGAAATTTTTTCCTAAGGAAGTAAATAAATTTATGAATATATTTTTGAAGAATTATGCTGTTTGGATGATTGCCTGTGTTGTGGGAATCTTTTATAATTCATATCCAAGTTTATCAACTGGTATCAATAAAAAGTTACAACAAATAACAATAACAATAATATATCTAAATGAGTCGGAAGTATGCGAGGGTGGATATGAGAACCCACCTTGTCTTACGCTATTTGATAGAAAAAATATAAATATTGAAGAACTGTTTAGTTCTGGAATTAAGTCTGATCCAACAATAGTTAAAGTAGAAAAAAAATGTGATTTTCTTCTAACAGAGAACTTAAAGCAAAAAATACATGACTATATAGATACGGATAAATATAAAGAAAGAGACTATAAGAAACGCAAGTCTATTCTTGTGGTTTTTGAATGGGAGGGAAAGAGAAAGCTTAACACAACAATTAGCAAAGTTACAGTCAATAATCAAAATGAACGTCAGCAAGAATCAGAAGTGGTTTACACATTAAATTCAGGCTCAAAAAGAACGTTAGTTATGTTCCATCGCAGAGCAGAGGAATTTGATACCCGTCTAGGTCATTCCTGGGAAGTTTCAATCAAAGAAAAATATAAAAATATGGAATACAAATCACAATTTACTTTTCATTTGAGAGATGTTGGACAGCTTTCTAATTATACTTCATGTTCTTCAATAAATTCTTAAAAGCGACTAAATTTGTATGATTGTATTGTTAAGAAATGAGTAACCAATAAAAACATGAATAATAATGCAAAATTAGAAGCAATTATTAAATGGTTTTGTAGTAAAGAGTTTGGAGTAATCTTTGTCGAAAATGGGGTTTTTGCTGTTGTGGTTGGTCTTTTTATACTTTATGTTCAAAACAACATTGAAACTCAGCGAATCGAAAAAGATATAAATGAGAGTCGTTATCGTGTCGAGATTAGCATGATTATTGAGCAGCGTACAGCAATTATTCAACTAATGTCTAAATATCGCTTATCTTTTTATCAACTAGCACGTCAGATAGGCCCAAATTATGATCCGACAATAATTTCCAAGATACCATGTAAATCCAATAAATCTGATTCTTGTAAACCATACTCTATAAGTTTAAGCGAGATAAAAGAAGATTTAAAAATTCAAAGTAATATTTTGTTTGATATATTTCCATCTGTTGTGGATACAACAGATTTGAGAACAAAACAAGAAGACTTGGTAAAAAAAATGGCTCAACTTAATGATAGTCTTACAGAAGAAAAAGCACTGAACTTTGTTTATGGAGAACTTCAAATATGTTCAAAAAATACGACTAAGTATGAAGTTTGTCAAAATCTAGAAGCTGTTAATAAATCTTCTGAAGAATACATTACAAAAATTAATGAGAAGTTAAAATCTGTAATTCAATCGAAACAGAAATAATCTTAATATTTTTATTATCTTTCAAGCCCGCGTAGGCGGGCTTTGTTTGTGTAGCAACATCTTTTAAGATGCTATTAATCAGCAAAATGATCAATAATAGCTTGAGCAAACTCTGAACACTTCAAAGGTTTATCAACAGGGGGTTCAATTAACCGTGCCAAATCATAAGTAACTTGACGGTTAGCGATCGCATTTCCTAGACCTTTTTTAATCAAATCTGCCGCTTCTTGCCATCCCATATATTCTAACATCATCACCCCAGAAAGAATGACCGAACCAGGATTAATTCTGTCTAAACCAGCGTGTTTAGGTGCAGTACCATGAGTTGCCTCAAAAATAGCGCAAGTATCCCCAATATTAGCCCCTGGCCCCATGCCTAAACCTCCCACAACTGCAGCAGCAGCATCAGAGATATAGTCACCGTTTAAATTCATCGTTGCCAAGATAGAATATTCATCAGGACGGGTTTGAATTTGTTGGAAAATACTATCAGCAATACGATCATTAACCATGATCTTTTCTTTCCATTTGCCATTACCATGACTTTCCCAAATTGTATCAAGAACTTCTGTGACTTCTTGACAAGCTTGTTGTTTTTTCTCAGGAGTTAAAGCATCATAACCAGGTTCAATGTGACGGGCATTATCTTCAATGCTAATGTTAGGATTTCCTTCTTTATTACTCAAAATCCAAGATTCTCGTTCAGTCACACAGACATCACGAAAGTCTGAAGTAGCTAATTCATAACCCCAGTCACGAAAAGCACCTTCAGTGTATTTCATAATATTGCCTTTATGCACTAAAGTGACCATTTGCTTCTTTTTAGGAAGACGTAAAGCTTCTTCAATTGCCCGACGAACTAACCGTTGAGAACCAGTTTTACTAATAGGTTTAATACCAATTCCTGCATCTAAAGGAATCTTTTTTTTGCCATGTTCAGGAGTTGCAGGAATCAGTTCATTATTCAAATAATCGATCAGTTTTTTGCCAATTTCTGAGCCTTGTTTCCATTCAATACCTAGATAAATATCTTCCGTATTTTCTCGATAAACAATAACATCTAATTTTTCAGGAAACTTATGAGGAGAAGGAGTCCCCGGATAATAGCGACAGGGACGCACACAAGCATATAAATCAAAAATTTGCCGTAAAGCCACGTTTAAGGAACGAATACCCCCACCAATAGGGGTAGTCAAAGGGCCTTTGATAGCGATACCATATTCTTTAATAGCCGTTAGAGTATCATCGGGTAAATATTGATAGGTTCCGTAAAGTTCACAAGCTTCATCCCCTGCATAAACCTTAAACCAATTAATTTTTTTAGTGTTTCCGTAAGCAGCAGCAACGGCCGCATCGATAACTTTTTCCGTAGCTGGCCAAATATCAACCCCGGTTCCATCCCCACGAATGAAGGGAATAATGGGATCATTAGGAACAATGGGTTTGGCCTCTTTAAAGGTAATTTTAGAACCAGTTGTTGGGGGTGTCAGTTTCTCGTACATAAAATAATTGATGATCAAGTTTGTTTTTTAATTACACTCCCCAATTGGGTAAATTTTCTCATTCTTAAGGAAATCTATCAATTCAGTCATCTGACTGACATAAATACTAATTATATATGATAAAATTGATACAATAAATGTGAGATTTTGATATATTTAACGCTTTTAGAAGATGAAGGTTAAACAATTAATACAACAAAAACGAGAAGATATTTTAAAAATAGCAGCTAAACATGGCGCATATAATGTACGAATTTTTGGTTCAGTTGCAAGGGAAGAAGAAACAGAAAAGAGTGATATTGATTTTCTAATTGATTATGATTTGGATAAAATAAGTCCTTGGTTTCCTGTTGGATTAATAGAAGACT is a genomic window containing:
- a CDS encoding Uma2 family endonuclease; translation: MSNLPSPLELPIPLTDDQFWQLCQQQEELQFERTAQGDLIIMTPTGGITSDRNSDINFQLRAWNRQYKLGKVFDSSGGFKLPNGADRSPDASWVKLERWNALTLEQQAKFVPLCPDFIIELRSLNDSLPKLQKKMEEYQDNGAKLGWLIDPQRKLIEVYRPDQSVEILDSPTTISGEDILPGFVLDLTEIFS
- a CDS encoding NADP-dependent isocitrate dehydrogenase; translated protein: MYEKLTPPTTGSKITFKEAKPIVPNDPIIPFIRGDGTGVDIWPATEKVIDAAVAAAYGNTKKINWFKVYAGDEACELYGTYQYLPDDTLTAIKEYGIAIKGPLTTPIGGGIRSLNVALRQIFDLYACVRPCRYYPGTPSPHKFPEKLDVIVYRENTEDIYLGIEWKQGSEIGKKLIDYLNNELIPATPEHGKKKIPLDAGIGIKPISKTGSQRLVRRAIEEALRLPKKKQMVTLVHKGNIMKYTEGAFRDWGYELATSDFRDVCVTERESWILSNKEGNPNISIEDNARHIEPGYDALTPEKKQQACQEVTEVLDTIWESHGNGKWKEKIMVNDRIADSIFQQIQTRPDEYSILATMNLNGDYISDAAAAVVGGLGMGPGANIGDTCAIFEATHGTAPKHAGLDRINPGSVILSGVMMLEYMGWQEAADLIKKGLGNAIANRQVTYDLARLIEPPVDKPLKCSEFAQAIIDHFAD
- a CDS encoding nucleotidyltransferase family protein; the encoded protein is MKVKQLIQQKREDILKIAAKHGAYNVRIFGSVAREEETEKSDIDFLIDYDLDKISPWFPVGLIEDLENLLNRKVDVVTSKSIHYFIRDKVLDEAIYL